A genomic region of Streptococcus suis contains the following coding sequences:
- a CDS encoding DUF624 domain-containing protein: protein MLGWLDRLFTLLFFLMKLSAIYLVLLLLGGVLLGISPANGTILYLYDNYHMDASKYNFREAFGYFKEHFIRLNLGLGLVLVLIGLLFSGIWLLIQLPQTWWMPAVLITNAFGLFYVFALYALFLKLQVHFEFSLKTGLQLAAVSLFLDWKALVKFLLGSLVCGFMLFKLPLILFFFLPVLWLLFLYDAFDPVYKQVDKDYL from the coding sequence ATGTTAGGGTGGTTAGACAGGCTTTTTACTCTTCTTTTCTTCCTCATGAAATTGAGTGCCATCTATTTGGTTCTTCTATTGCTAGGAGGCGTATTGCTGGGCATTTCACCAGCAAATGGAACGATACTTTACCTCTACGATAACTATCATATGGATGCATCTAAGTACAATTTTCGAGAGGCGTTTGGCTATTTTAAAGAGCATTTTATTCGGCTTAACCTTGGCCTCGGTCTTGTCCTCGTATTGATTGGTCTTTTATTTAGCGGCATTTGGCTCCTGATTCAATTGCCCCAGACCTGGTGGATGCCAGCAGTTCTTATTACAAATGCTTTTGGTCTTTTCTATGTTTTTGCGCTCTATGCTCTCTTTTTAAAACTTCAAGTACATTTTGAATTTAGTCTAAAAACAGGCTTACAGTTGGCAGCTGTCTCGCTTTTTCTTGATTGGAAAGCCCTGGTCAAATTTTTGTTAGGCAGTCTCGTCTGTGGGTTCATGCTATTCAAGCTTCCCTTGATTTTATTCTTCTTCCTACCGGTCCTATGGCTCTTATTTCTCTATGATGCCTTTGATCCAGTGTACAAGCAAGTTGACAAGGATTACTTATGA
- a CDS encoding ABC transporter substrate-binding protein, protein MKTWKKFAYSCVTLASAAALAACGSLTGNKTASSSATTEDGLTNILMYQIGDAPKNIDVLLENANKIIEKEAGAHLDIKYISWGDYKDKMAIITSSGEEYDIAFADNYIINAQKGAYADLTELYKKEGKALYDIIDPAYIKGNTIDGKIYAVPVIGNVASQQMLSFNQDMVDKYGFDISKVDSYDDVESMLATIKEKEADVTPFAWVKSSKPSTDGLEYPAGNELPFAIDLKGDTTKVVNPFEVDRHMNNLRTIHKYYKAGYIMADAATTDATFSLDVANWFVREETQGPADFGDSLLSTVAGYKITSKPITSAYKTSGSTQVANFVISKTSKNKEKAMEVLTLINTNPELLNGLVFGPEGVNWEKDPSAENRIKLLDGYKGDTRMSAWNTGNSQILYITDKVTDEDVKKAEELLAGAEESPLLGFNFNADAVKTEITSIQNIMSQYAASINTGTVDPDVAVPEMLKKLEAEESYKKVKEEMQKQYDAFLANK, encoded by the coding sequence ATGAAAACATGGAAAAAATTTGCCTACTCCTGCGTGACACTTGCGTCCGCAGCTGCCCTTGCCGCTTGTGGTAGTCTGACTGGAAATAAGACCGCATCAAGTAGCGCTACAACAGAAGATGGATTGACAAACATCCTCATGTATCAAATCGGAGACGCACCGAAAAACATTGATGTTCTTTTGGAAAATGCCAATAAGATTATCGAAAAAGAAGCAGGTGCCCATCTAGACATCAAGTATATCTCATGGGGTGACTATAAGGATAAAATGGCCATTATTACCTCATCTGGTGAGGAATATGATATTGCCTTTGCAGACAACTATATTATCAATGCGCAAAAAGGAGCTTATGCTGATTTAACAGAACTTTACAAGAAAGAAGGCAAGGCTCTCTATGACATTATTGACCCTGCCTACATCAAAGGAAATACCATCGACGGAAAAATCTACGCAGTCCCTGTCATCGGTAACGTAGCTAGTCAACAGATGCTTTCCTTCAACCAAGACATGGTTGATAAGTATGGTTTTGACATTTCCAAAGTAGATAGCTACGATGATGTGGAAAGCATGTTGGCAACCATCAAAGAAAAAGAAGCAGATGTGACACCATTTGCCTGGGTAAAATCTAGCAAACCATCAACAGACGGTTTGGAATATCCAGCTGGAAATGAGTTACCATTTGCTATCGACTTGAAAGGCGACACTACAAAAGTGGTAAACCCATTTGAAGTGGACCGTCACATGAATAACCTTCGTACCATTCACAAATACTATAAGGCTGGCTACATTATGGCAGATGCAGCGACTACTGATGCAACCTTCTCACTTGATGTAGCAAACTGGTTCGTTCGTGAAGAAACACAAGGACCAGCTGACTTTGGTGATAGCCTCCTTTCAACAGTTGCAGGCTATAAGATTACTTCTAAACCAATCACATCTGCCTATAAGACAAGCGGCTCTACCCAAGTAGCAAACTTTGTCATTTCAAAAACATCTAAGAACAAAGAAAAAGCTATGGAAGTATTGACTCTTATCAATACAAATCCAGAATTGCTGAACGGCTTGGTATTTGGTCCAGAGGGAGTCAACTGGGAAAAAGACCCAAGTGCTGAAAATCGTATTAAGTTGTTGGATGGTTACAAAGGCGATACTCGTATGTCAGCTTGGAACACAGGTAACAGCCAAATTCTGTACATCACTGACAAGGTAACAGATGAAGATGTGAAAAAAGCAGAAGAATTGCTGGCAGGTGCAGAAGAGTCTCCACTTCTTGGCTTCAACTTCAATGCTGATGCAGTTAAGACTGAAATTACAAGTATCCAAAATATCATGAGCCAATATGCAGCAAGTATCAATACTGGTACTGTGGATCCTGATGTTGCTGTTCCAGAAATGCTGAAAAAATTGGAAGCAGAAGAATCCTACAAAAAAGTAAAAGAAGAAATGCAAAAACAATACGATGCGTTTTTAGCAAATAAATAA
- a CDS encoding carbohydrate ABC transporter permease — MKKKKQITSVSIHSFSKKTDLFFSSLLGIFALSCTLPFIFVIIISMTDETSLAINGYSFWPEQWSLAGYEYLFQLKDQILQALFITFFVTIVGTSLNVFFTVLYAYAISRNSFRYRRFFTLMALFTMLFSAGTIPTYIVMTSFLNLKDTVAALILPMLLSPFNIMVMRSFFRKTISESIIESARIDGASEFRIFFQICLPLTLPGIATIALFTALAFWNDWYNALLYIQSDNLFPLQYLLMKIQANIQYLSENAAAAAAMSSEVAGALPKEATRMAIVVVSTLPIACLYPFFQRYFVKGLTIGGVKE, encoded by the coding sequence ATGAAAAAAAAGAAACAAATCACTTCTGTTTCTATTCATTCATTTAGTAAGAAAACAGATCTATTTTTCTCAAGTTTACTAGGGATATTTGCCCTATCCTGTACCCTTCCCTTCATATTTGTTATCATCATTTCTATGACAGATGAGACAAGCTTGGCTATCAACGGCTATTCTTTCTGGCCAGAGCAATGGAGTTTGGCAGGTTATGAATATCTCTTTCAATTGAAAGATCAGATTCTCCAAGCCCTCTTTATCACCTTCTTTGTGACCATTGTAGGGACGAGTTTGAATGTCTTCTTCACCGTTCTTTACGCCTATGCCATTTCGAGAAACAGTTTCAGATACAGACGATTTTTTACCCTGATGGCTCTCTTTACCATGCTGTTTAGCGCAGGGACCATTCCAACCTATATCGTCATGACCTCGTTTTTAAATCTCAAAGATACAGTGGCAGCCTTGATTCTACCCATGCTGCTGTCTCCTTTCAATATCATGGTGATGAGGTCCTTCTTTAGAAAGACTATTTCTGAGTCTATTATCGAATCCGCCAGGATTGACGGGGCCAGTGAATTTCGGATTTTCTTCCAAATCTGCTTGCCACTAACCCTACCAGGTATCGCAACCATCGCTCTCTTTACAGCCCTTGCTTTTTGGAATGACTGGTACAACGCTCTCCTCTATATCCAGAGCGATAACCTTTTCCCCCTCCAATACCTGCTGATGAAAATTCAAGCAAACATTCAATATCTCTCTGAAAATGCTGCCGCGGCAGCGGCTATGTCATCAGAAGTTGCAGGGGCCCTTCCAAAAGAAGCAACACGTATGGCTATTGTGGTCGTATCGACTCTACCAATTGCCTGTCTCTATCCTTTCTTCCAACGTTACTTTGTCAAAGGTTTGACAATTGGCGGAGTCAAGGAGTAG
- a CDS encoding ABC transporter permease: MKDLIKNLKQNAIFFLMVLPGVIWLILFFYIPVFGNVIAFKDYRHTGNGFWDSLIQSKWIGLDNFKFLFQSSDAYIITRNTILYNLGFIVLGLIFAVGIAIIFSEMRSKKLVKIYQTTTLFPYFLSWVIISFFVYAFLSPDKGLINNILKGMGMDPINWYSTPTYWPFILLFLGIWKGLGYNSIIYYATIMGIDPTYYEAAIVDGATKWQRIRYVTLPQLMPLMTILTILAVGNIFRADFGLFYQIPKNSGPLFNVTQVLDTYVYRGIAGTGDIGMAIAAGLYQSVVGCILVVVTNLIVRRFDKESALF; this comes from the coding sequence ATGAAAGACCTCATAAAAAATCTAAAACAAAATGCCATTTTTTTCCTAATGGTATTGCCAGGAGTCATCTGGCTCATTCTATTTTTCTATATTCCAGTATTTGGCAATGTGATTGCTTTTAAGGACTATCGCCATACAGGTAACGGTTTTTGGGATAGCCTCATACAAAGTAAGTGGATAGGATTGGATAATTTTAAATTTCTATTTCAGTCATCCGATGCCTATATCATCACAAGAAATACCATCTTATATAATCTTGGTTTTATCGTGTTAGGGCTAATATTTGCAGTAGGTATTGCCATTATCTTTAGTGAGATGCGGTCGAAGAAGCTGGTAAAGATCTACCAGACCACAACCTTGTTCCCTTATTTCCTTTCTTGGGTCATTATCAGTTTCTTCGTTTACGCATTTTTGAGTCCAGATAAAGGATTGATAAACAATATTCTCAAAGGAATGGGGATGGATCCTATCAACTGGTACAGCACACCGACCTATTGGCCCTTCATCTTGCTTTTCTTAGGAATTTGGAAAGGTTTGGGCTACAACAGTATTATTTATTATGCAACCATTATGGGCATTGATCCAACCTATTATGAAGCTGCGATTGTGGATGGAGCGACCAAGTGGCAACGCATCCGCTATGTCACCCTTCCTCAGTTAATGCCTCTGATGACTATTTTAACGATTCTGGCTGTCGGAAATATTTTCCGAGCAGACTTTGGCCTTTTCTATCAAATTCCGAAAAATTCAGGTCCTCTCTTCAATGTGACTCAAGTCCTTGATACCTATGTTTATCGTGGAATTGCAGGAACAGGGGACATCGGTATGGCTATCGCGGCAGGCCTCTATCAATCTGTTGTCGGCTGTATCTTGGTGGTAGTGACCAACCTGATTGTTCGTCGCTTTGATAAGGAATCAGCCTTATTCTAG
- a CDS encoding beta-N-acetylhexosaminidase — MMLQINHSLQQSEGGLEEICSGLGLDCQLELEVDGKESLRIEGSAGSYRIRAPKEHMIYRGLLVLASQLAQGETDIQIQERPAYRQLGFMEDCSRNAVLTVEASKILIRQLALMGYSHFQLYMEDTYQLREEPYFGYFRGAYTREELQAIEEECHRYGMEFIPCIQTLAHLIAYLKWNISSIQAIRDVDNILLIGDERTYALIDKMFEALSYLKTRTINIGMDEAHLVGLGQYLNQHGYQKRSLIMCQHLERVLDIADKYGFHCSMWSDMFFQLLTASKDYTGQLEIDSEIQAYLDRLKDRVTLIYWDYYQTSRESYAQKLVSHQQLGEQIAFAGGAWKWIGFTPDNDFSMRIAPEAHAACQEYGVQEVTVTAWGDNGGECATFSILPSLHAWAELQYRGNLDCLAEHFYQLHQVSLDDFLQLDLPNKTPSHPGPGHHGFNPSRYILYQDILCPLLQEHIDAEKDSAFYQELAPRLAEIGSRSKGYAYLFDTQAKLCQVLATKAAISAGIRQAYQEGNRQVLAEQVDGLQQLRIDLESFYQALSYQWMVEKKVFGLDTVDIRLGGLDARIRRAIQRLQAYLNNEVPKLDELEVAILPYDDFHQDKGFRATTANQWQIIATASTIYTT, encoded by the coding sequence ATGATGTTACAAATAAACCATTCGTTACAACAGTCGGAGGGGGGCTTGGAAGAGATTTGTTCTGGGCTGGGTTTGGATTGCCAGTTAGAACTTGAAGTCGATGGCAAGGAGAGTTTGCGGATTGAAGGTTCAGCAGGTTCTTACCGTATCCGTGCGCCCAAAGAACACATGATTTATAGAGGCTTGCTTGTTTTGGCCAGTCAGTTGGCTCAGGGCGAGACTGATATACAGATCCAGGAAAGACCTGCCTACCGTCAACTCGGTTTTATGGAAGATTGTTCTCGAAATGCTGTCCTGACGGTTGAAGCCAGTAAGATCTTGATTAGACAACTGGCCTTGATGGGCTACAGCCATTTCCAACTTTATATGGAAGATACCTACCAACTGCGTGAGGAACCCTATTTTGGCTATTTCCGAGGGGCCTATACAAGAGAAGAATTGCAGGCTATTGAGGAGGAGTGCCACCGTTACGGTATGGAATTTATTCCCTGTATCCAGACCTTGGCCCATCTGATTGCCTACCTCAAGTGGAATATATCATCTATTCAGGCCATTCGAGATGTGGACAATATTCTCTTGATTGGGGATGAGAGGACCTATGCCTTGATTGATAAGATGTTTGAGGCCTTGTCCTATCTGAAAACACGAACCATTAACATCGGTATGGATGAGGCTCACTTGGTTGGGCTGGGGCAATACCTCAATCAGCATGGCTATCAGAAACGAAGTCTGATTATGTGTCAACACTTGGAACGGGTCTTGGATATTGCTGACAAGTATGGTTTCCATTGTAGTATGTGGAGTGATATGTTCTTCCAGTTGTTGACAGCGAGTAAGGATTATACTGGTCAGTTGGAAATTGACTCGGAAATTCAGGCTTACTTGGATCGTCTCAAGGACAGAGTGACCTTGATTTATTGGGATTACTATCAGACCAGTCGTGAGAGTTATGCTCAAAAACTAGTAAGTCATCAGCAGTTGGGAGAACAGATTGCTTTTGCTGGTGGGGCTTGGAAGTGGATTGGTTTTACTCCTGATAATGATTTCAGTATGCGGATTGCACCAGAAGCCCATGCTGCCTGCCAAGAATATGGTGTCCAAGAAGTGACGGTGACCGCTTGGGGAGATAATGGTGGGGAATGTGCCACCTTCTCGATCTTGCCGAGTCTTCATGCTTGGGCAGAACTCCAGTACCGAGGAAATTTGGACTGTCTGGCTGAGCATTTCTATCAACTACACCAAGTTTCCCTAGATGACTTCCTGCAACTGGATTTACCAAATAAGACACCTAGCCACCCAGGTCCAGGTCATCACGGTTTCAACCCTAGTCGCTACATCTTGTATCAGGATATTCTCTGCCCCTTGTTGCAAGAGCATATTGATGCCGAAAAAGATAGTGCCTTTTATCAAGAATTAGCGCCTAGATTGGCAGAGATTGGAAGCCGATCCAAGGGCTATGCCTATCTCTTTGATACTCAGGCTAAGTTGTGTCAGGTTTTGGCGACCAAGGCGGCAATTTCGGCAGGTATTCGTCAGGCCTACCAGGAAGGAAATCGTCAGGTCTTGGCAGAGCAAGTTGACGGTTTGCAGCAGCTTAGGATAGACCTAGAAAGCTTCTATCAGGCGCTCAGCTACCAATGGATGGTAGAGAAGAAGGTGTTTGGTCTGGATACGGTGGACATTCGCCTAGGGGGCTTGGATGCCCGCATTCGCCGAGCAATCCAGCGGTTGCAAGCCTATCTGAACAATGAAGTGCCTAAACTAGATGAACTAGAAGTGGCTATTCTCCCTTACGATGACTTCCATCAGGACAAGGGTTTTCGTGCGACAACTGCCAACCAATGGCAGATTATTGCGACGGCTTCAACCATCTACACAACCTAG